In the Nitrospirales bacterium LBB_01 genome, one interval contains:
- a CDS encoding response regulator has translation MRASSLFKKVLLVTVVSLAVTSVANYLFDSFWLHLIVFAIISVASAVFLRSTIDEPLNAVIDYSKKLLDHEYDAKIDINTGDEFDALSSILQFMAIDISEIFTRFEEVAGGLAEKEFEITATLNYLKAVINTMADGLLVADANGSITRINKPLAKLFGIDPYNVAGKPVEEVFGASMTALLKQSVAQNSLEVITTDIELPSSMVIKASSSVIHKAGGTQEQPKSADGVVIIVQDVTKERNVDRMKTDFISTVSHELRTPLTSILGFTEIIQERLQDQVFPALPTGSKKTDKSVKLINDNLNIIIGEGVRLTNLINDVLDIAKMEAGKVDWKRETIHIEDIINRACQSTQSLCGKAGLEFIKDIEPDLPQITGDPDRLVQVIINLISNAVKFTKEGSVTCTAKQVDSDVLINITDTGVGIDAKDLESVFEKFKQVGDTLTDKPKGTGLGLPISKQIITHHQGRIWVESEPGKGSTFYFTLPVHAEGTYRLTSTDLETLMKTIRGGARRLAESALPVDSESKTVLVVDDDESIRELLSQELHNAGYNVETAKDGLQAIKSIKERCPHLIILDVMMPEMNGFDVAAVIKGDPATADVPIIILSVVEDSERGRRLGVDRYLTKPINKELLFNDIKTLLADGTSRKKILVVDEDESNVKSLSDVLKAKGYTVVSATDGPDSIEKAKAERPDIIIVDALLSERDQLVKTLRFEKGLENVYFIYLYGQQNLKKD, from the coding sequence ATGAGAGCATCGTCACTTTTCAAAAAGGTACTGCTGGTTACTGTTGTTTCGCTTGCAGTCACTTCTGTAGCAAATTATCTCTTTGACAGCTTTTGGTTACATCTTATCGTGTTTGCAATTATTTCAGTTGCTTCAGCTGTATTTCTCAGGAGTACCATAGATGAGCCATTAAATGCTGTAATTGATTATTCAAAAAAGCTTCTTGACCACGAGTATGACGCTAAAATTGACATAAACACGGGCGATGAGTTTGATGCGCTTTCAAGCATTCTTCAATTTATGGCAATTGACATCTCAGAGATTTTTACCCGCTTTGAGGAGGTAGCCGGAGGGTTGGCGGAGAAGGAGTTTGAAATTACGGCTACTCTTAACTACCTAAAAGCCGTTATCAACACTATGGCTGACGGCCTGCTGGTAGCGGATGCCAATGGTAGCATAACGCGTATAAATAAACCGCTTGCCAAGCTCTTTGGCATTGATCCCTATAATGTTGCCGGTAAACCTGTAGAGGAGGTTTTTGGCGCCTCTATGACGGCTCTGCTAAAACAAAGTGTAGCTCAGAACTCATTGGAGGTCATAACCACAGACATCGAACTGCCCTCATCAATGGTCATCAAAGCGTCCTCCTCAGTTATCCATAAGGCAGGGGGCACGCAGGAGCAGCCTAAGAGCGCTGACGGTGTTGTCATTATAGTACAGGACGTCACAAAAGAGAGAAATGTTGATAGAATGAAAACCGATTTTATTTCAACTGTCTCTCATGAGCTTAGAACCCCGTTAACCTCCATCCTGGGCTTCACCGAAATCATTCAGGAACGTCTGCAAGATCAGGTTTTCCCCGCTCTCCCCACTGGTTCTAAAAAAACGGATAAATCCGTAAAGCTAATCAACGATAACTTAAACATAATTATAGGCGAGGGTGTGCGCCTTACCAATTTAATAAATGATGTGCTGGATATTGCAAAAATGGAGGCCGGTAAGGTTGACTGGAAAAGGGAAACCATCCACATAGAGGACATTATAAATAGAGCCTGTCAGTCTACGCAATCGCTTTGTGGCAAGGCAGGGCTTGAGTTTATAAAAGATATAGAACCAGATTTGCCCCAAATTACCGGCGACCCCGACAGACTTGTTCAGGTAATAATTAACCTTATCTCCAATGCCGTCAAGTTTACCAAAGAGGGCTCTGTTACGTGCACTGCCAAGCAGGTTGATTCAGATGTATTAATAAACATTACAGATACTGGTGTGGGAATTGATGCAAAAGACCTTGAATCAGTGTTTGAAAAGTTTAAACAGGTCGGCGACACTCTTACAGACAAACCAAAAGGAACCGGGCTTGGGTTGCCCATATCTAAACAGATTATTACCCACCACCAGGGGCGCATCTGGGTTGAAAGTGAGCCCGGCAAAGGCAGCACATTTTATTTTACGCTTCCTGTTCATGCCGAGGGTACTTATAGGCTGACCAGCACAGACCTTGAAACTCTGATGAAAACGATACGCGGCGGCGCCCGCCGCTTAGCAGAGAGCGCATTACCCGTTGACTCAGAGTCAAAAACAGTTTTAGTGGTTGATGACGATGAGAGCATACGTGAGCTTCTCTCTCAGGAGCTTCATAACGCCGGCTACAATGTTGAAACAGCAAAAGACGGTTTGCAGGCTATAAAGAGCATAAAAGAAAGGTGTCCGCACCTCATAATTCTGGACGTCATGATGCCAGAGATGAACGGTTTTGATGTTGCAGCCGTTATTAAAGGCGACCCTGCAACAGCCGATGTGCCTATCATTATACTTTCAGTTGTTGAGGACTCCGAGCGCGGCCGCCGTCTTGGAGTTGACCGCTACCTGACAAAACCAATTAATAAAGAACTCCTGTTTAATGATATTAAAACACTGTTAGCAGATGGCACATCACGAAAGAAAATTCTGGTTGTGGATGAGGACGAGTCCAACGTCAAATCGCTGTCAGATGTGCTTAAAGCAAAAGGTTACACAGTAGTATCAGCCACAGACGGCCCCGACAGCATTGAAAAGGCAAAAGCCGAAAGACCTGACATTATCATAGTTGACGCTCTGCTTTCAGAACGGGATCAATTGGTTAAAACCCTGCGGTTTGAAAAAGGCCTTGAAAACGTGTATTTTATATATCTATACGGGCAGCAGAATCTTAAAAAAGATTAA
- the rplM gene encoding 50S ribosomal protein L13: MKTRYVTKDEADRKWFVVDADGKILGRMAAKIAVYLRGKHKPTFTPNADTGDFVVVVNAEKVKLTGDKLTDKIYYHHSGYIGGIKAEAAKDRIKRQPEAMLKDAVWGMLPKNRLGRALIKKLKVYSGKEHPHSAQKPELLNL; this comes from the coding sequence ATGAAGACCAGATATGTTACGAAAGACGAGGCAGATAGAAAGTGGTTTGTTGTGGATGCCGACGGCAAAATTCTTGGCAGGATGGCAGCTAAAATAGCTGTGTATTTAAGGGGTAAGCATAAACCTACTTTTACGCCAAACGCTGACACTGGTGATTTTGTTGTAGTGGTTAACGCTGAGAAGGTAAAACTGACCGGCGATAAGCTAACCGATAAGATTTACTATCACCACAGCGGCTACATCGGGGGCATCAAGGCAGAGGCCGCAAAAGACCGTATAAAGAGACAGCCCGAGGCCATGCTCAAGGACGCCGTGTGGGGGATGCTGCCAAAAAACAGACTTGGCCGCGCTCTTATAAAAAAACTAAAGGTTTACTCAGGAAAAGAGCATCCGCATTCCGCACAGAAACCTGAACTATTGAACTTATAG
- the rpsI gene encoding 30S ribosomal protein S9, giving the protein MADIKYAATGKRKTSVARVTLKKGTGDITVNSRTFENYFTRETLRMIIKQPLEISGMIGKYDVLAKVSGGGPAGQAGAVRHGITIALIKSDSDLRPKLKKEGLVTRDPREKERKKYGQKGARKRFQFSKR; this is encoded by the coding sequence ATGGCAGATATAAAGTATGCGGCAACGGGTAAGAGAAAAACCTCTGTAGCGCGTGTTACATTAAAAAAAGGAACCGGCGATATTACTGTTAACTCAAGAACTTTTGAAAATTACTTCACAAGAGAGACCCTCAGAATGATAATCAAACAGCCGCTTGAGATATCCGGTATGATTGGCAAATACGATGTGCTGGCAAAGGTTAGCGGCGGCGGCCCCGCAGGGCAGGCCGGAGCAGTCAGACACGGTATTACAATAGCCCTCATTAAATCAGACTCGGACTTACGCCCTAAACTTAAAAAAGAAGGGCTTGTCACCAGAGACCCCAGAGAGAAGGAAAGAAAGAAGTACGGACAGAAGGGCGCAAGAAAACGCTTCCAGTTCTCTAAGAGATAA